A stretch of Mesoplodon densirostris isolate mMesDen1 chromosome 7, mMesDen1 primary haplotype, whole genome shotgun sequence DNA encodes these proteins:
- the LOC132493205 gene encoding transforming protein RhoA-like: MAAIRKKLVIVGDGACGKTCLLTVFSKDQFPEVYVPTVFENYVADIEVDGKQVELALWDTAGQEDYDRLRPLSYPDTDVILMCFSTDSPDSSENVPEKWTPEVKHFCPNVPIILVGNKNDLRNDEHTRRELAKMKQEPVKPEEGRDMANRIGAFGYMECSAKTKDGLREVFEMATRAALQARRGTKKSGCLVL, translated from the coding sequence ATGGCTGCCATCCGGAAGAAACTGGTGATTGTTGGAGATGGAGCCTGTGGCAAGACTTGCTTGCTCACTGTCTTTAGCAAGGACCAGTTCCCAGAGGTGTATGTACCTACGGTGTTTGAGAACTATGTGGCAGATATTGAGGTGGACGGAAAGCAGGTAGAGTTGGCTTTGTGGGACACAGCTGGGCAGGAAGATTATGATCGCTTGAGGCCTCTCTCCTACCCGGATACTGATGTTATACTGATGTGTTTCTCCACTGACAGCCCTGATAGTTCAGAAAACGTCCCAGAAAAATGGACTCCAGAAGTCAAACATTTCTGTCCCAACGTGCCCATCATCCTGGTTGGGAACAAGAATGATCTTCGAAATGATGAGCACACAAGGCGGGAGCTAGCCAAGATGAAGCAGGAGCCAGTGAAACCGGAAGAAGGCAGAGATATGGCAAACAGGATTGGCGCTTTTGGGTACATGGAGTGTTCAGCAAAGACCAAAGATGGATTGAGGGAGGTTTTTGAAATGGCCACGAGAGCTGCTCTGCAAGCCAGACGTGGGACGAAAAAATCTGGGTGCCTTGTCTTGTGA